A stretch of Candidatus Peregrinibacteria bacterium DNA encodes these proteins:
- the murJ gene encoding murein biosynthesis integral membrane protein MurJ, with the protein MTKSLLYKSAFILGFSSLLSRLLGVVRDHLLAGTFGAQGEGAFNLDVYYAAFRIPDFIYAILIMGAVSAAFVPVLTEVMHGKGKTLDEGGSLFVSNVLNVVLCAVILFGGIAFLFAPFIVRFLVPGFTGGDFPLTILVTRIMLVSPIFFGISAVLQAAQNTFDKFFYIAIAPIFYNIGIILGIYFFAQQYGVFAVAGGVIVGAFLNLLIQIPGVLALKFRYRPFVCLKDPYLRKMIRLVIPRILGMSVMQVNLIFDTLVGSLLATGSITILNYAVNLNSLPMGMVGISFAIASFATLSSMAVDIEKAGKPTLEFRKKFANHLGKIVVSILYFVVPAAVGLFVLRFQIVDVILGNGAFTDNDILLTGNTLAFFLIGLLGQSLIPVFARTFYAFKNTLTPVLISVSAMILNIGLNFYFALSLELGVYGIALATSLTSLLNMVLLVIFLRSKFLSGMQIFDLRRVGAILFAGIIMGIAVYFMNIYLIAFAEVSSLNQILALCASIVVGIIVFFCSILPFGLEETNYLLKKLFLKNVLHLRI; encoded by the coding sequence ATGACGAAATCACTTCTCTATAAAAGCGCATTTATATTGGGGTTTTCTTCTCTTTTGAGTAGACTTCTCGGGGTTGTTCGTGACCATCTGCTTGCCGGTACATTTGGAGCTCAAGGAGAAGGGGCTTTTAATCTTGATGTTTATTATGCTGCATTTCGAATTCCTGACTTTATATATGCTATTTTGATTATGGGCGCTGTGTCCGCGGCTTTTGTGCCTGTATTGACTGAAGTGATGCATGGTAAAGGTAAAACTCTTGATGAAGGTGGCTCACTATTTGTTTCAAACGTTTTGAATGTTGTTCTTTGTGCAGTTATTTTATTTGGAGGTATTGCTTTCTTGTTTGCTCCTTTCATTGTTCGATTTTTAGTCCCTGGTTTTACCGGAGGAGATTTTCCGCTCACTATTTTAGTTACGAGGATAATGCTTGTTTCACCAATATTTTTTGGTATTAGTGCTGTCTTGCAGGCGGCTCAAAATACTTTTGATAAATTCTTTTATATAGCTATCGCACCGATTTTTTATAATATTGGTATTATTTTAGGTATATATTTTTTTGCGCAGCAGTATGGGGTTTTTGCTGTTGCCGGAGGTGTAATCGTTGGTGCATTTTTAAATTTACTTATTCAAATTCCCGGGGTATTGGCACTGAAATTTAGATACAGGCCTTTTGTTTGTTTGAAAGATCCGTATTTACGTAAGATGATTCGTCTGGTTATTCCGCGTATTTTGGGCATGTCAGTCATGCAGGTGAATTTGATTTTTGATACTTTGGTTGGTTCATTGTTAGCTACCGGGAGTATTACAATTTTAAATTATGCCGTAAATTTGAATAGTTTGCCGATGGGGATGGTGGGTATTTCGTTTGCTATTGCGTCTTTTGCGACACTTTCCTCTATGGCGGTTGATATAGAAAAAGCAGGCAAACCAACTCTCGAATTTCGTAAAAAATTTGCAAATCATCTAGGTAAAATAGTTGTAAGTATTTTGTATTTTGTAGTACCTGCCGCAGTTGGTCTTTTTGTGCTTCGATTTCAAATCGTAGATGTGATTCTTGGCAATGGTGCGTTTACAGATAATGATATTTTGCTTACCGGCAATACGCTGGCTTTCTTTCTTATAGGGCTGCTTGGTCAAAGTTTGATTCCTGTCTTTGCACGAACTTTTTATGCATTCAAAAACACACTTACTCCTGTTTTGATAAGTGTTAGTGCTATGATTTTAAATATCGGATTGAACTTTTATTTCGCACTTTCCCTAGAGCTTGGTGTTTATGGTATAGCACTTGCGACTAGCTTAACTTCACTTCTGAACATGGTTTTATTGGTGATATTCTTGAGATCAAAATTCTTATCAGGTATGCAAATTTTTGATCTGAGAAGAGTAGGGGCTATTTTATTTGCAGGGATAATCATGGGAATTGCTGTATATTTCATGAATATTTATCTTATAGCTTTTGCAGAAGTTTCTTCACTAAATCAAATACTCGCACTTTGTGCGAGTATAGTGGTCGGTATTATAGTATTTTTCTGTTCTATTCTCCCGTTTGGGCTCGAAGAGACGAATTACTTGCTGAAAAAGCTGTTTTTGAAGAATGTGCTTCATCTTCGAATCTAA
- a CDS encoding HEAT repeat domain-containing protein codes for MLGWTVITAIFVNRIGIESLPFLFIGNAILVMCGTLVFSELIRFINKATLITVTLMIAAVILFSAATFILPRSELWFLITSLVGISLFLGQLNILIQLFIEDMFTPIESESAFPVIETSETIGGIVAGIVLTSLGSFIAPYKFLYLLIIISFLIIPTIAVFKRNCHNDLPNLNLHKKEKLREISKLQRIEEGWAEIKKTSFLQGVVVIILCQFIIFNLVEFQYTKAIQQKVYNAHEETIVMDTGIQLASTEYATTDESHATFIENSKLEKELAYTLGFFQMIISAFALLMQLFVASKIIKKIGIIQSILVHPLLMIANFSIMTMHFNISTAFISKTGFEMTRSIFQNAYLTSYYSLREEVREEIKEFMEGIITPLGAIIGTGFIFLFEYLLHDSQITLGINIAMLAVAFVMSYVIYNSQKEYTKVSSHALKLIDNTADKLNSIELLSQKGHRDSAKILMKALDSPIEKNIVKIKILEALGRIKDGDAIPMIIRYIDNPNPEVQMAAVNALYQYKQINKHLFQNAFAKFRIVTALKNLFERNAPIETKEVVIKILTRVNQQATVEYLIELLRIGGAELKRDCIKVMACFKDTSASHFIQGFLISNNVELRCSAMTAVWINDEHKQFIRKELKSLLKSSKDNHVINAMEVIGELRLMDFKSHILELSKSKRQAIEESALKVLMQLEDKDAIAPFINLLLNSKHNYKQIKTYMQSEHISEKFKKLINAKLNDKVSMHIHGILLQNNNKTLSEFSLYTLKELKHFYDLIGKDREVTHISEIIDKTLKPHMKRYKNKLNPQNT; via the coding sequence ATGCTTGGGTGGACTGTTATAACGGCAATTTTTGTAAATAGAATCGGAATAGAGTCATTACCATTTCTATTTATAGGAAATGCAATTCTTGTAATGTGCGGGACTTTAGTCTTCTCTGAACTAATAAGATTTATCAACAAAGCAACTCTAATTACGGTAACTTTGATGATAGCAGCAGTGATATTATTCTCCGCAGCAACATTCATATTACCACGCAGCGAATTATGGTTTTTGATAACAAGCCTCGTTGGAATAAGCCTCTTCCTCGGACAACTAAATATACTAATACAACTCTTCATCGAAGATATGTTCACGCCAATAGAAAGCGAGTCTGCATTTCCGGTTATTGAAACGTCAGAAACTATAGGAGGTATCGTCGCCGGTATCGTACTGACATCGCTTGGTAGCTTTATAGCACCGTACAAATTTCTTTATTTACTCATAATTATTTCATTTTTAATAATACCAACAATAGCTGTTTTTAAACGCAATTGTCACAATGACCTTCCAAATTTAAATTTACACAAAAAAGAAAAACTAAGAGAAATTAGTAAATTACAAAGGATCGAGGAAGGCTGGGCTGAAATAAAAAAAACCAGCTTCTTACAAGGAGTTGTAGTTATCATATTGTGCCAATTTATCATTTTCAATCTTGTTGAGTTTCAATATACCAAAGCGATCCAGCAAAAAGTATACAATGCCCATGAGGAGACCATAGTAATGGACACTGGAATACAACTAGCCTCCACAGAATATGCAACAACGGACGAATCTCATGCGACATTCATAGAAAACTCTAAACTGGAAAAAGAACTCGCTTATACGCTCGGATTTTTCCAGATGATAATAAGTGCATTTGCATTATTAATGCAACTTTTCGTTGCAAGTAAAATCATAAAAAAAATCGGTATCATACAAAGTATACTCGTACATCCATTGCTTATGATTGCAAACTTTTCAATTATGACAATGCATTTCAACATCTCTACTGCATTTATATCAAAAACAGGATTTGAAATGACTAGATCGATTTTTCAAAATGCATACTTAACAAGCTATTATTCATTGAGAGAAGAAGTACGTGAAGAAATAAAAGAATTTATGGAAGGTATCATAACTCCACTCGGAGCAATAATCGGTACTGGATTTATATTTCTATTTGAATATTTATTACATGACAGTCAAATAACTCTCGGTATCAATATCGCAATGTTGGCGGTCGCATTTGTAATGTCATACGTGATCTACAACTCACAAAAAGAATACACGAAGGTAAGTAGCCATGCATTGAAACTAATAGACAACACTGCCGACAAATTAAACTCAATAGAATTGCTAAGCCAAAAGGGACACAGGGACTCCGCTAAAATATTGATGAAAGCATTGGATAGTCCTATCGAAAAAAATATAGTAAAAATTAAAATCCTTGAAGCCCTAGGGAGAATAAAAGATGGAGACGCTATCCCAATGATAATTCGATATATCGACAATCCAAACCCGGAAGTTCAGATGGCGGCAGTCAATGCTCTTTATCAATATAAACAAATAAATAAACATCTTTTTCAAAATGCATTCGCTAAATTCAGAATCGTAACGGCGCTAAAAAATCTATTTGAAAGAAACGCACCAATAGAAACAAAAGAAGTAGTGATAAAAATACTCACAAGGGTTAATCAACAAGCTACAGTAGAATATTTAATTGAATTACTGCGTATAGGCGGAGCAGAGTTAAAACGTGATTGTATTAAAGTAATGGCATGCTTCAAAGATACAAGCGCATCACATTTCATCCAAGGCTTCCTCATTTCTAATAATGTTGAACTTCGATGCTCTGCAATGACAGCAGTTTGGATAAATGATGAACATAAACAATTTATCAGAAAAGAACTCAAGTCATTATTGAAATCATCAAAAGACAATCATGTAATAAATGCGATGGAAGTTATAGGAGAATTACGCTTGATGGATTTCAAATCACATATCTTAGAATTAAGTAAATCAAAAAGACAAGCCATAGAAGAATCCGCTTTGAAAGTATTGATGCAACTAGAAGACAAGGATGCGATAGCTCCATTTATAAACTTGCTGCTAAATAGCAAACATAATTACAAGCAAATCAAAACGTACATGCAAAGTGAGCATATTAGTGAGAAATTCAAAAAACTAATAAATGCAAAACTTAATGATAAAGTCAGTATGCACATACATGGAATACTGCTTCAAAATAACAATAAAACATTATCAGAGTTCAGCCTCTATACATTAAAAGAACTTAAGCATTTCTATGATCTTATCGGCAAAGACAGAGAGGTTACGCATATTTCAGAGATAATCGACAAAACTTTAAAACCTCACATGAAGCGTTACAAAAACAAACTTAATCCACAAAACACTTAA
- a CDS encoding SpoIIE family protein phosphatase has translation MNFYKIKSSLILKVIIHILLVMCIATIGLLILQKTNKIDISLVSGLSIMIITSLLYIIFMYIEFIRPTKKILHEMKALLTGKRYRRVITTRVDEIGVIGHFFNDITKNLEQISTDLNAHRRITKELDIAHQIQQNLLPQSAPNVDELDIVAKTKPAEEIGGDSFDFMDKENNLFFYIGDVTGHGVPAGLVMIMVDTLLDTFIDKEMNSKDVLTNTNKYLQPKISSTMFMTMVMFRWDKQNKKMYYTGAGHEHVVIYRQSTHKCESYPAGGIALGMVPDNSKMLIEKEIDFQSGDTLILYSDGITEGENSNGELYGLERLKKAAEKFGNLPSSNLIFESISKDFSSFIEGHIQDDDMSIMIVRRK, from the coding sequence ATGAATTTCTACAAAATAAAAAGTAGTTTAATTTTGAAAGTAATCATACATATATTGCTTGTTATGTGTATAGCAACAATCGGACTACTTATATTACAAAAAACTAATAAAATAGATATTTCATTAGTCAGTGGACTTAGCATTATGATAATCACTTCCCTACTCTACATAATATTCATGTATATAGAATTCATTCGTCCAACAAAAAAGATACTCCATGAAATGAAAGCTCTTTTAACAGGGAAAAGATATAGAAGAGTAATTACTACGCGCGTAGATGAAATAGGTGTAATCGGACATTTCTTCAATGATATAACAAAAAACCTAGAACAAATATCCACAGATCTAAACGCTCACAGACGTATAACAAAAGAACTGGATATAGCTCATCAGATACAACAAAATCTCTTACCTCAATCAGCACCAAACGTAGACGAGCTGGATATTGTTGCAAAAACAAAACCCGCCGAAGAAATCGGAGGGGATAGCTTCGATTTTATGGACAAAGAAAACAATCTCTTCTTTTACATTGGGGATGTGACTGGACATGGCGTGCCGGCAGGACTGGTTATGATCATGGTCGATACTCTACTTGATACATTCATAGACAAAGAGATGAACTCAAAAGACGTACTTACAAACACAAACAAATATCTACAACCAAAAATATCGTCCACAATGTTTATGACGATGGTAATGTTCAGATGGGATAAGCAAAATAAAAAAATGTATTACACAGGTGCGGGACATGAGCACGTCGTTATATATCGCCAAAGTACACATAAATGCGAATCATATCCTGCTGGAGGAATAGCTCTTGGTATGGTGCCTGATAATTCGAAAATGCTAATTGAAAAAGAAATCGACTTTCAATCGGGGGATACATTAATACTTTATTCTGATGGAATAACTGAAGGAGAAAATTCAAACGGCGAATTATATGGACTTGAAAGATTAAAAAAAGCTGCTGAGAAATTCGGCAACCTACCAAGTTCAAATTTAATTTTTGAAAGTATCTCAAAAGACTTCAGTTCATTCATCGAAGGGCACATTCAAGATGATGACATGAGTATTATGATTGTAAGAAGGAAGTGA
- the pilM gene encoding pilus assembly protein PilM: MLEFLKNLIPGKPFALYITDEFIQALQLDGRPEAPQVLAIGEKRFNAGVVKDGEILQEQPLSEGIKRFLAEIKPNPIISKKCFVAFQESQSYEYLFHLPLALKGKEFDAELERLVGETIPVPLHEIKYDYHVSSHVDKQIVFVVAVRRLIIDQYYEVIKNSCGLKPVFLEPESLSLLRNIPLNFDKVKNFFLINIRGGFITWFSFLGKDVVDSNMIALNKFKEKPDLLLEDLKKSKEAFVSVVGTEMTHVLVSGDIDGVGKSMKELLGPGLSLSVAFVEKYRFLPDGEDASKFNVISGLALKSLGFDMEIKINLLAK; encoded by the coding sequence ATGCTTGAATTTCTAAAAAATTTGATTCCTGGTAAGCCGTTTGCATTGTATATAACTGATGAGTTTATACAGGCTCTGCAGCTCGATGGGAGGCCTGAGGCTCCGCAAGTCCTTGCTATTGGTGAGAAGAGGTTCAATGCTGGCGTTGTGAAAGATGGGGAAATCTTACAAGAGCAGCCTCTTAGTGAGGGTATTAAAAGGTTTTTGGCTGAAATCAAACCTAATCCAATTATTTCTAAAAAATGTTTTGTTGCTTTCCAAGAGTCTCAAAGTTATGAGTATCTTTTTCATTTACCTTTAGCTCTTAAAGGTAAAGAATTTGATGCGGAGCTTGAAAGGCTGGTTGGGGAGACTATCCCAGTGCCTTTGCATGAAATCAAATATGATTATCACGTCTCTAGTCATGTGGATAAACAGATTGTTTTTGTTGTCGCTGTGCGAAGGCTTATAATTGACCAGTATTATGAAGTTATCAAAAATTCCTGTGGGCTTAAGCCTGTTTTTCTTGAGCCTGAATCTTTGAGCCTACTTCGTAATATTCCTTTGAATTTTGATAAGGTTAAGAATTTTTTTCTTATAAATATTCGTGGAGGATTTATTACTTGGTTTTCATTTTTGGGGAAGGATGTTGTTGATAGTAATATGATTGCTTTAAATAAATTTAAAGAAAAACCTGATTTGCTTTTGGAGGATTTGAAAAAATCAAAAGAAGCTTTCGTAAGTGTTGTTGGGACTGAGATGACACATGTCCTGGTTTCTGGTGATATTGATGGTGTCGGGAAGTCGATGAAAGAGCTGCTTGGACCTGGGCTTTCTCTTTCAGTTGCTTTTGTTGAGAAATATAGATTTTTACCTGATGGTGAAGATGCGTCAAAATTCAATGTTATTTCAGGGCTTGCGTTGAAAAGTCTCGGGTTCGATATGGAAATTAAGATAAATCTTTTGGCAAAATAG
- a CDS encoding prepilin-type N-terminal cleavage/methylation domain-containing protein yields the protein MRNKGFTLIELIIYVAIASGVLVSVITFAWAVIGSGVKVDVSSELTQNGRFVLEKITQEIHAAEDVVIGSSTFGVSPGVLTLDLSGPNTDVVFDTYAKDVTVGGQVISITKLRMQDGTDPAVDITSDKVNLTNFVLTNLTRDTEPANINIEITLVHITTGEDPLRDRNLSFETAVSIREK from the coding sequence ATGCGAAATAAAGGATTTACATTAATTGAATTGATCATTTACGTAGCAATTGCTTCGGGAGTACTTGTATCTGTTATTACATTTGCTTGGGCTGTTATTGGCTCTGGTGTGAAGGTCGATGTGTCTTCGGAGTTAACTCAGAATGGTCGGTTTGTACTTGAGAAGATAACGCAAGAAATACATGCTGCTGAGGATGTAGTAATAGGTAGTTCGACTTTTGGTGTGAGCCCAGGCGTCTTGACTTTGGATCTTTCTGGTCCGAATACTGATGTCGTTTTTGATACTTATGCTAAGGATGTAACTGTAGGTGGCCAGGTTATTAGTATAACAAAATTACGTATGCAAGATGGGACCGATCCTGCGGTGGATATTACAAGTGATAAAGTGAATTTAACGAATTTTGTACTTACGAACCTTACTCGTGATACCGAACCTGCTAATATTAATATTGAAATAACACTTGTGCATATTACAACTGGGGAAGATCCTTTGCGTGATCGTAATTTGAGTTTCGAGACCGCGGTATCTATTCGTGAAAAATAA
- a CDS encoding prepilin-type N-terminal cleavage/methylation domain-containing protein, with the protein MKKKGFTLLELILVIAIFSIVVGGTILSLSSFFAKSQLTDHSKQIVNSLRKAQSNSMMRVKVSQWGVNFDSGGGVVTFFQGASYSARDTNYDQAQTLPPSLSLNNISFDSGGTEVVFTKVNGETDDFGSLQVQGDIDNYTITINKFGQIEIN; encoded by the coding sequence TTGAAAAAAAAAGGATTTACTTTGCTTGAATTGATTCTCGTTATTGCTATTTTTTCAATAGTGGTTGGAGGAACTATTTTGTCTTTATCTTCTTTTTTTGCAAAAAGCCAACTTACTGATCATTCTAAGCAGATTGTTAATTCTCTCCGAAAAGCTCAGTCAAATTCAATGATGAGGGTTAAGGTAAGTCAGTGGGGAGTCAATTTTGATAGTGGAGGAGGGGTTGTGACTTTTTTTCAAGGAGCTTCATACAGCGCTCGTGATACTAATTATGACCAAGCTCAGACTCTTCCGCCAAGTCTTTCATTGAATAATATCTCGTTCGACAGTGGTGGGACTGAGGTTGTTTTTACAAAGGTGAATGGAGAGACGGATGACTTCGGTTCTCTACAGGTGCAAGGTGATATCGATAATTATACAATTACTATTAACAAATTCGGGCAAATTGAAATCAATTAA
- a CDS encoding type II secretion system F family protein — protein sequence MEKKSLFQKELSIGGINATAILLFTKHLAITIKSGLTLVEGLEILLDQSKGKMESVLIGVLETVRSGKSFSEALCAYTKYFSPIYINMVRTGELSGTLEDNLARLVIDLNKAQILRRKIKSAMIYPMFVFVAVFGLGMSVALFVLPKILPLFRTLDVELPITTRGLIWVAEVFENHGFSLLVGTVLGVTLLLWLLRRDFVKPFTHRLILKIPVVKTIVRNINLERFTRTFGTLLESGLPLDQSLQITADAMENRAYHSVVLSFLPEVKSGNSLLMAVSKHPKLFPMITSRMIGVGEKTGNLDNTLKYLAGFYEDEVDETTKNLSTVLEPVLLIVIGIIVGTVAISILGPIYQITGNLSG from the coding sequence ATGGAAAAGAAGAGTTTATTTCAAAAGGAACTTAGTATAGGTGGGATTAATGCTACTGCTATACTTCTTTTTACCAAGCATCTTGCGATTACAATTAAAAGTGGACTTACTCTTGTGGAGGGGCTTGAGATTTTGCTTGATCAGTCGAAGGGGAAAATGGAGAGTGTTCTTATTGGTGTGCTAGAGACTGTCAGGTCTGGTAAATCTTTTTCTGAAGCTCTCTGTGCTTATACTAAGTATTTTTCCCCTATATATATAAATATGGTGCGTACTGGTGAACTGTCTGGTACTTTGGAAGATAATCTTGCGAGGCTTGTAATTGATCTTAATAAAGCTCAGATTCTTAGGAGAAAAATTAAATCAGCAATGATTTATCCTATGTTCGTGTTCGTAGCTGTGTTTGGGCTTGGTATGTCTGTTGCACTTTTTGTATTGCCGAAGATATTACCTCTTTTCCGTACACTTGATGTGGAATTACCTATTACTACTCGTGGACTTATTTGGGTGGCTGAAGTTTTTGAAAACCATGGTTTTAGTCTTTTGGTAGGTACGGTACTAGGTGTGACTTTGTTGCTTTGGTTGCTTAGGCGAGATTTTGTAAAACCTTTTACCCATAGGCTTATATTAAAAATTCCAGTTGTTAAAACTATTGTGAGAAATATAAATCTTGAACGTTTTACACGCACATTTGGAACTCTTCTTGAGAGTGGGCTTCCTTTGGATCAAAGTCTTCAGATTACGGCGGATGCTATGGAAAATCGAGCATATCATAGTGTTGTTCTTTCATTTCTTCCAGAAGTTAAATCTGGGAATAGTCTTTTGATGGCTGTTTCTAAGCACCCTAAGTTGTTCCCGATGATTACCTCGAGAATGATAGGGGTAGGGGAGAAAACTGGTAATTTGGATAATACATTGAAATACTTGGCTGGTTTTTATGAAGATGAAGTTGATGAAACTACTAAGAATTTGTCTACTGTTCTTGAGCCAGTGCTTTTAATTGTTATTGGTATTATCGTTGGTACTGTCGCTATATCTATACTTGGACCTATTTATCAAATAACAGGGAATTTAAGTGGTTAA
- a CDS encoding GspE/PulE family protein — protein MAKEISQTIIDFLLKDDFITQEQFYELKKEHEKTDKSFEKLIIDSGLMTDPQLGSLIANQNGWQFVNLRKEVVNEGMLRMIPEKVARKQKVIAFLKTDKGVKVAMNNPKDTTLVHLLSKRLGKVIPYFATNEDIEEHLTLYKSDIQEEFEKIFKAEIDGKAGLMEDSTTVKIIDVLIARAYESNASDIHIEPYEDETVIRFRIDGVMHDIISIPRKHHDFLISRIKVMAKLRTDEHQTPQDGKLEFKFGDRKIDVRISVVPTTKGENSVMRLLSDKARNFTFDQLGYSDKDFEKLMANIKKPWGMILATGPTGSGKTTNLYAILKILNQKEVNIATIENPVEYNIDGMTQIQVNPKAELTFASGLKSIVRQDPDIIMVGEIRDSETADIAVNSAMTGHLVLSTLHTNDAATTIPRLLQMGVEPFLISSTVNVTIGQRLVRKICPKCIHTYEADVTEFSETLPVSVLEQLARGNDKITLYKGAGCELCAHTGYLGRVGIFEVLEVDDDIRELIMKNSDADTIKAKAVENGMTTMFDDAREKVLNGVTTIEEMLRVVRD, from the coding sequence ATGGCTAAAGAAATATCACAAACAATAATTGATTTTTTGTTGAAAGATGATTTCATAACGCAGGAGCAATTTTATGAATTAAAGAAAGAGCATGAAAAGACTGATAAGTCGTTTGAAAAATTGATTATTGATAGTGGCTTGATGACTGATCCACAGCTTGGAAGCTTGATTGCGAATCAAAATGGTTGGCAATTCGTAAATCTTCGTAAGGAAGTTGTTAATGAAGGGATGCTAAGAATGATTCCTGAGAAGGTTGCAAGGAAGCAGAAGGTTATTGCTTTTCTGAAAACAGATAAAGGCGTTAAGGTTGCAATGAATAATCCAAAAGATACCACTTTGGTTCATTTGCTTAGTAAAAGGCTTGGTAAGGTAATCCCTTACTTTGCTACGAATGAAGATATTGAAGAGCATTTGACTTTGTATAAATCAGATATACAAGAAGAATTTGAGAAAATCTTCAAGGCTGAAATAGATGGGAAAGCTGGTTTGATGGAAGATAGCACAACTGTGAAAATCATTGACGTTTTAATCGCTCGTGCATATGAAAGTAATGCTTCAGATATTCATATAGAGCCATATGAAGACGAAACAGTTATTCGTTTTAGAATTGATGGTGTGATGCATGATATTATTTCAATTCCTAGAAAACATCATGATTTCCTTATATCTCGTATCAAGGTTATGGCGAAATTACGGACAGATGAACATCAGACTCCTCAGGATGGTAAGTTGGAATTCAAGTTTGGAGATAGAAAAATCGATGTTCGTATTTCAGTTGTGCCTACAACCAAAGGGGAGAATAGTGTAATGCGTCTTCTTTCTGATAAGGCTCGTAATTTCACTTTTGATCAGCTTGGTTATTCTGATAAGGATTTTGAAAAACTCATGGCAAATATTAAAAAACCATGGGGGATGATCCTTGCTACAGGGCCAACTGGTAGTGGTAAGACTACGAATCTTTATGCGATTCTTAAAATTTTAAATCAAAAAGAAGTCAATATTGCTACGATTGAAAATCCGGTTGAATACAATATCGATGGTATGACTCAGATTCAGGTGAATCCTAAAGCTGAGCTTACGTTTGCTTCTGGGCTTAAGTCTATTGTTAGGCAGGATCCGGATATAATTATGGTTGGGGAAATTCGTGATTCTGAAACGGCAGATATCGCTGTTAATTCTGCGATGACTGGACATCTGGTACTTTCCACGCTTCATACAAATGATGCAGCGACGACAATACCGCGTTTACTTCAAATGGGAGTTGAGCCATTTTTGATATCTTCTACCGTTAATGTCACTATTGGGCAGAGGCTTGTTAGAAAAATTTGTCCAAAATGTATACATACTTATGAAGCAGATGTCACGGAGTTTTCTGAGACACTTCCAGTCTCAGTATTGGAGCAGCTTGCTCGTGGCAATGACAAAATAACTTTGTATAAGGGCGCTGGATGTGAGCTTTGTGCTCATACTGGTTACCTTGGTCGAGTTGGGATTTTTGAAGTTTTGGAAGTGGATGATGATATACGTGAGTTGATTATGAAAAATTCTGATGCAGATACAATCAAGGCCAAGGCGGTTGAGAATGGAATGACTACAATGTTTGATGATGCTCGTGAGAAAGTCTTGAATGGTGTTACTACCATAGAGGAGATGCTTCGAGTTGTGCGTGATTAA
- a CDS encoding prepilin-type N-terminal cleavage/methylation domain-containing protein, whose product MKTKTKIDRAFTLIELIIVIAIIAILAGAIFVAIDPARRLNESRNATRANDVGTVLDAVIKYQADNDGTHYSTVAALTAGNYHTIGTCATGGDTGCTAQTTQAACADLSAIGSNYLGAVPKDPKTGTDALTDYYIMKDANGAITVGSCDTEGEGAGGAGAAPTVKVIR is encoded by the coding sequence ATGAAAACAAAAACCAAAATAGACCGAGCCTTCACGCTCATTGAGCTTATTATCGTTATTGCGATAATAGCTATTTTAGCTGGAGCAATTTTCGTTGCTATAGACCCTGCAAGACGTCTAAACGAATCTAGGAATGCAACTCGTGCAAATGATGTGGGCACTGTACTAGATGCCGTTATCAAATATCAAGCTGACAATGATGGGACACATTATAGTACTGTCGCTGCCTTAACGGCAGGGAATTATCATACAATTGGAACCTGTGCTACAGGAGGTGATACAGGATGTACAGCACAAACTACCCAAGCAGCCTGTGCTGACTTATCTGCAATTGGTTCTAACTACTTAGGAGCTGTGCCAAAAGATCCTAAAACAGGAACTGATGCACTTACAGACTACTACATAATGAAAGATGCCAACGGAGCTATAACCGTCGGATCATGTGACACTGAAGGAGAAGGTGCCGGAGGTGCTGGAGCTGCCCCAACAGTTAAGGTTATAAGATAA